In one window of Sphingomonas glaciei DNA:
- a CDS encoding DUF3597 domain-containing protein: MSIFGKIKDAIFGKKSAPAPAPSPTSGGTLQPPSNSGAATTSPTSQTSQPQPQSQVDVEQVLTGIASSKGNPDLNWRTSIVDLMKLLDMDSSLANRKELATELGYTGEKDGSAEMNLWLHKEVMRQLAAHGGKVPANLTD, from the coding sequence ATGAGCATTTTCGGCAAGATCAAAGACGCGATTTTCGGCAAGAAGTCGGCGCCGGCACCGGCACCGTCACCTACCAGCGGCGGAACGCTACAGCCGCCCTCTAACTCAGGCGCCGCTACAACTTCTCCCACAAGCCAGACCAGCCAACCTCAACCCCAAAGCCAAGTTGACGTTGAGCAGGTCCTGACCGGGATCGCATCGTCGAAGGGCAACCCCGATCTGAATTGGCGGACGTCAATCGTCGACCTGATGAAGCTACTCGACATGGACTCCAGCCTTGCAAATCGGAAGGAGCTCGCAACCGAACTCGGCTACACGGGTGAGAAGGACGGCAGTGCCGAGATGAACCTGTGGCTACACAAGGAAGTGATGCGGCAGCTGGCCGCTCATGGCGGCAAGGTGCCCGCCAATCTTACCGACTGA